CCTTGGCGTGGAACACCCGTTACAGCCAAGTGATTTTACGCCAGCGGCCCGGAATAGGTTTAAGATTGTAGATACCATAGATAGATATACATACACCACGATGTGCTGCTAAAGCACGGCCGGCTTTTGAGCTTTAAAAATATCAGATTGATttgggccattttatttaaaaataatcagattttgatttttttatgttacttaGGATCAGCTCTTTCAATTCTGATACgagtaaaaatatattccatttttttttactatgacgGTAACGAATGGAAGGAACAAGGAACCGACAGAATtatgtaattttgaaaatgactaatacctatctaatatataatatttttctgCTATGGCAACAGTTAGCAAGATGCCTTCGTAAGCTTTACAGAAGTACTTAACGCAGCTTACTaggtaggcgaacaacacgcgaacgcgatgcggtgcggcgcggcgcggggtgaatcaatcctttgatacctatagaagtgtcctaccgtccttcctacgtgggcgatctcgttgcgaacgcgaacgccgtgggcccgccgcgccgcttcactTTGCGTTGGCGAgctgttcgcttacgtaagacgctgcgagTATTGATGAGTAAATACCTACTAgtgattttgaaaaatattttttaccttttacAAAAGTCATAAAAATTTGTGGCAAATATTCATTGTACTAAACATTTCATTTACGCTTACGTACCcttaagtgtgtgtgtgtgtgtgtgtgtgtgtgtgtgtgcgtgtgttcgaaagtgtgatgaaaaaaattgtgtaactCGGTGGGAAAAAAATTATACGTGTCACaaggtacctaaatatgtaCCTGTAATCAGAATCACATACAATATTAAATGTATAACCTTTTACCTTtacttttaccttttttttttaatgtagcatttgatatattaatgttctaattttaatataccGACTTTGAGGGGCTTCCATTTTACTCATCAGAGCAATGAAAAAAtcgacaagtgcgaatcggactcgcccaccgagggttccgtactttttgaaatgaaaaggaAAAGAAAAGGAAGGGGAGCCAAACGAATTTTTAATGCAAAATATTGACAACTCGGATATTAGTGCGAGCGCATAGACATACTACATTAgtaatacaagtagttatagacgcgccaccgagcgaccgggcaCGGGCACGAGCactatggaagagtgatagagacaataacgtttcgttttctgcaaacggTTGTCATCTGTGCTAAGCCCCCAGttgagatgacgttttattgagTAACACATCGTAGAGatcttataatataatatgcgtGTAGATGAAGCagtgtaactgtacataattaggcaatcaccgcaccgctcgccgtcggcagggtgttcatcctcacacctcacaccctagaacctaaatggtcgcgtactgtgcggtttaagaggaatttcctcccgcggacgcttcggctgtggaatggtctccctgccgaggttttcccgaagggccagtatggggttcttcgaaaaaggagtgtacaggtttaaGGGTCGGCAAgggtgtaatatctctggtgtctggcgtccataggctacggtaactgcttaccccaccgacgtggtataaaaaaaaaacaatttagaaCAAACAGAATACGGTAAATAATTTCGGATGTCACCTATTAGTGCCATTTCTAACTTATATGGGAAACGTCTAAGGCCTCTGACACAAGTGATTTGATTTACAACACTCGTGCCACAGTATACGTAATATACACAGTAGCACTTTCGGTACAGGTCAAAAGAAGGGTAATCATAGCGATAACCTTTAAgaggggcgtaaagccaggtAATTAGAATGAATGAAACGATGCCGCGTAATTGTTGCTTTTATATTGCatatttacacgttttaattatcggaaaatacataaataaaacaaaacaacaatcaCACGTTAAACCAGATTATATTTGCACGGGCAAACTTAAGGTCAATATAAAATAATCACGAATAcaggtaaaattttaatttattttcagttgtacTTCAttaccaaagagtaaagtaagtagaGAGAGAGGGGTAGAGAGCCCTATTGATGCATTTTATGGAAACGCATTTGAAAGCGCCATCTCTGACTTCATCCTGAAACTAAgtttgtatgtgtgcgtgcacaactacatatgcatccatacgtgtactttcgtcctacataatattaggactaCTTGTTTggtttaaaagtaaatttttggTTTCTCGTAACAAAAATCTGATATTGGTtacaacatatacatatatacctattaccTTGCAGCTTAGCAGTATAATTTCAGTATAAAATAGCCAGtgatatatccatactaatattataaatgcgaaagtctgtttgtctgtctgtctgtgtgttccctcttcacgcttaaaccgctgaaccgatttagatgaaatttggcatagagataggttgagtccctgagaaggacataggatagtttttatcccgaaaatcatcccttaagaaagtaaaaagcggggtggaattgagataattaatgaagtgcctgctaatttgtgtgcataatatgcttaaatttagattgctatgagattttctccaggcgctattcttactctagctgcggttactaagtccacgcagatgaagtcgcgggcaaaagctagtgtataTATAATAGCCGAAGGATCTGCAGAGAAATATTTTATACAGaagtatattttcaaaattgtctTAAAAGATAAAAACGCGCCATTATCTTTTCTTTCCTTCTAGTTTTCTGGCTTCATCATTGAAACTGATACGCATCATTTAAGTTAAATGCCTGTACTTCAGGAAAACGAGTCGCAAAATGTGCACATTgccttttattattttgtaggcgctttctttttaatttactcctgtaatgtattatatatattaaaccgTCTCTCTCTCATCgtctaatttatatatattaaagatagatataactctgtaatagatggatacagtctaaggaaaaaacgtgcctcgaaaatcacgaaaatttgattctcgatcagatggcgccactagttttggcctactctcgtatagacggcgttgatggtttcatttgttatttataattttaacgcatatcagtgaaagaacatgggtcaaaatcaaataaaaataattaatgcaaataaaaaaaacatttatccatgtttaaatacataaaatacattttatcgtatgtttataaatcttcatttttagttttaaagtatgtcgatagatggcagtgaatttacggtggttacaaaatgtactatgacagtaccgctctatcttattatatcctctttgatatataTTAAGTCGATGATTGTGATTGATTGAACGTGAGTGACCCTGGCCTGTTTAATATATTCAATATGtcagtgtctcacggaagtttttttattaaaattactccTGTAATGATACACATTTTGATAATGAACGCATTTAggtacaaataatttaatatgaaattaaaataaccTGGATAAAATGATTTTATACTTTTAAATCAACCGTTGGAattgaaatatattataatgtattattttagtagatatattataaattctgaCTCACatgttgagtcgatgcaatatCAAatcgcatcgtcagaaatgtcaacattgtcaataaaaaaattacataataatctCCCTCCATAATGaacttgatgatgatgattataatttgtacaaataaagacTTTTACCCacttataatatttttcctaaatacttactttgtacatattttaataaattctcAAATGACAATTAGCAAACACGCATCAACGCACTGATGCATGCTCACAAATGTCAGTCCTTAGTCCTTACTAGCGACGATACcaaaattgacatttatttattgaatcaaGTTACATAACATTACAGCTTACGCAAAAGCGTTACATAGATTCATAacttaaaactacttatttactaattaaaaaccaaagaggatataatattatagagcggtactgtcatagtaaattttgtaaccacagtaaattcactaccatctatcgacacactttaatactaaaaatgaagatttataaaaatacgataaaatgtatttaataaattctcAAATGTGGATAATTCTTAAATAGTttcttaaatatggataaatgtttttagggttccgtacccaaagggtaaaaacgggaccctattattaagacttcgctcttaaaactacttatttacTAATTAATAACAAACTTACATCTTacgcttagaggatataaccaaacagagtagccattaacaggcgttcccctctgtccaaaatagtcggccaatggtcatacacaatgtatcgactgacgtttatctgacatggctattttgacgttacgtatacattcaACGTTCCCcttccccgcaaaaattggcactttttttgtacagcaaattactgAAAAGGCATCTCcattggttatatcctccaaggtaCGTGATACGTGACACAATGGGGTtgccaactgtcaaaggtttgaatAGATGGCGCGtacatagcttgcccctttttctaagagatttggcttaaagggctggcaatGCTGGCATCCAGGCCGgaaaatttcatataaaaaaattgacacaattctagggattgacaaggCAAGCTAAGCCATtcacatggagactatataaaggagccaaatctctatgtatgaaaaatgtccatcaaaaaacagtaattaggcggcgccaccatacaccgaaatactaccaaaaacaagctacgtaatttggtcgggttatttgttgccttaaatatatggttcatgttatactcatgtcccagagcctaactagcgccaccggagagattaggaactattatttaaagctgaaagcggtcacttttgcaacaattctgccataagagattggcatcctttctataccatccatagccaTTCAGTCTTATGTACTAGcttattttgtattataataaagttaGTTAAACAAGTCAAACAAATTTAGTTGCATTGAAAGGTCAAGTTTTACTACCTACCATGTGAAAGCTTGTTTGATtggatgtttttagggttccgtacccaaagggtaataacgggaccctattactaagactgcgctgtctgtctgcctatctgtccgtctgtcaccaggctgtatctcatgaaccgtgatagctagacagttgaaattttcacggatgtatttctgtcgcggctataacaacaaatactgaaaacagaataaaataaatatttaagtggggctcccatacaataaacgtgatttttttgccgttttttgggtaatggtacggaacccttcgtgcgcaaatccgactcgcacttggccggttttttttcagcTACTGAAATTAAAAGTCTACTGTTCCCGGTTTGCCTATTCGAGATGCTCGTACTACAATTTTAATTAGATCCCACGCGTTAGCACAGATTACCAACCTTTAATACAGACAAATCCCaataattggcgtaggcactagtttttacgaaagcgactgccatctgacctttcaactttcaacccagagggtaaactaagCCTTAttgtttcctcacgatgttttctttcaccgaaaagcgactggcaaatatcaaatgatatttcgtacataatttccgaaaaattcattggtacgagccggggtttgaacccgcgacctccggactCCGGATTAAAACTCGCACGCTTTTACCGCTcttattgacttgtaaaatgactgccttttaccaataaaacatctgaatctgaatctaagGCCACCAGCGCTATAGAACCATGTCACAATGAATCAATTTGTTTATGTACTACGACAGTGCTTATTGAGTGATGTATGTTATGTAACTTATGTATCTAGTAGTTAAAGCGACAAGGTTCTATAGTGACCTAGGAACCaaattgatatgatatgatatgatttatttatctcacaatatacaattgcacttaaaattacacatggtagattcttaggaatttatattgtgattcggttttttacattatgaataattgaatatgtaaaataacagagacaatcaaaattacattcaaaattattaaattacaatagtatgtcagcagtttcgataaattcaaaataatagattaaaaaacatttaataaattaaacaattatttagaaaatatattCGCCAGGAATGGGTCGTTATtaagctataaaataaataaataaaattgagcaCTTATGTCACAGAAATTAAGGTCACCATTAAACtaacaaataagtaaattacaaTAAACCTTACAATTCCGATGTCAGCAaagtactatttaaataaatctaattagtGATTTCATAAAACTCCTTTATGGAATACAgtggattatccaataaaaagtTTCTCAAACGGCTCTTAAATTTTCTGTCAGAGGGCAAATTGTTTGACTGATGTACAGCTGACTGACGCCAGTGACGCCTGTTTCACCACTGACAATTTGCCGTTTATTTCTGGGTCGATAAGTAACGAAGgtacataatgtcaatatttacgtggaagcaaacgagcagacgagccgcctgatgggaagcagtcatcgccgcccatggacataagcaacaccagaggagccacttatgcgttgcccacctttgagaaccctaaatacctgcttcttgaagaaccccatgtcatagcgcaagggaaacacctcagaaggtagctcattccacaacttgcacgttctggacaaaaacgagcgagatgcctgcttgtttttggtttgccacgtgtcaagaaagtgaggatgagcttcgtttctttggcgggaggtgcggtggtaaaaacgtgacggtggcaccagatcaaaatgttcttcagaacattccccattATACCAGCAATGTGCGGCGAATTAATTGTCACCGCAGTGAACGGGCATAATCACATCGCGTACCGTGCAATATCCGGGAACGTATGTTTTAGAGAGTGGCATATCTCGTATACCATTGTATAATCTGTGACATGAAGCTCTGAAGTACCTTCTCACTAAGCCTGAGAATCCAGTGACAACCACATTTGAAATCCCAGACATTTAATGAAATCATCCACAGTGCTCAAACATGAGgattaatattacatatatgGATTTAAAGCTATTGGACTGTATGCCAAGTTATTAGTTCTTATACCTATCAGCCAGATTGCtgtttctaaaaataaaattgataattagTATTGTTTTGCGCGATTGttaatttaacacattcactgcctaGAAATGTGTGTTCATTTTGTACTGAAAACGGGGCGCCCGGCACCGAAAGTGTTAAACTTTAAAAAGTTAATGTCGAAGGTACCAATTTGTCGCTTACCGTAAGGATGAGAtttgcttgtatttttatacgaataacctgtcaaagcgtccttatggcaagcgacaaagtgggacgttTTGCCGGCCGCGAACACATAATATAATTTAGTATCCTTTTAAGgtttagaaaaaaatcttttacTATTCCCTACTAATACTTAATGCGAGAATAACTCTTTGTCTATCTAGCTCTTCACGCtttagagtccccggcaagctcggttctctatacatgcgtagttacgctctcattttaaaacgagtagctactTTGCTCTGagactttgtacttacaatagaataaggtaaatctatgtctgtaattagtttatgtagcttcagataccatagtaaaaaaaatacagcgaatttaagtttttcatacaaaacttatttttgctctatttcggtttttttataaactggagctatataaactaatttcagacctagatatccctcatgtcattgtatgtgcaaagtttcatttaaatgtaatagttttaaaatgagaatgaagctccgtttgtatgggaaggtgaaattcggccgagcttggcgGGGACttttaaaccgctaaaccaatttagatgaaatttgatattgaGATAAAGCCCCGGGCGCCAGACAGAAGCTAGTATCTCTATATTGATATGCATATTTGTCCACAGCCGGAGCGAGTCGGCTCTCAACAGCCCGACGGAGCCCGACGTGTCCCTAGCAGCCTCCCTTACGGACCCTATAGAGGCCACAACGCTAGAGGAGGCCCGAAGGACCATTAGGTAACATACTGATACCTTAAAACATCGCTTTGGTTTCATGGCACATAAATATCGAATGCCATTGTCTTTATATGTCCTAAATTTCAAAACAACATAGTTTAGTTTCagtttcaaaataataaaattgtctttACAGAGACCTAAGAATGAAGTATCGCGCCCAAGCCCACCAGCTTCTAACCTGGCGGCGCGCGCACCGCATCCAAGAAGATCTCGTCTCCCGTCTACAAATAGAGAAAGCCAACCAGCTGAAATCCCTCTCCAGCCAGCTCCTCCTCTTCGAATCACGCCTGGTCCGAAAACAGAAGGAAATCTGCAACATCATCGCCGTCAGAGAGTCCATCATTGCCAAACAACAGAAAGCCATCGAAGCCTTGCAAGCGAAACTATTAGAAAACGGAATAGAACCAACACAAGCCATCCCGGACTTCAGAGAAATGCTCCAAGACACACAAATCGCCGATTTCGATAGCCTCAACGATTCCGATTCAGCCGTCATTATGGAAGACGTTGATTCAGACTGTAGTAATCTCACGCACGTACCACGCTTTAGAAACGCCGACTCGGTCACCATCGTACGATCCATCTCAGACGCTATCGATCCTAATTTAAAATACAGTATTATCCGCCGTTCTAACGGCTTCCTACGGCGTCCTGAGATATTAGAAACTGTGTACAGCGTTGAAGAAGAAGCCGATGCGGACTCCATGAAAGGTCTTAGCGCTCAGAACTCAACAGAAAAAGAGATTAAGGACAATAAGACGGACGAAGAAAAACAGAACGATTCCACAAGTCTTCTCACTCAAAGACGTGATAACTTCCGCATGAGAAGCGTCATGTTAACCGAAGCGCTCAAAAGCATAGACGATGAGAAGAAGAACGAGGCTTGGGCTTACAGCTATGTTCCAAAGAAGACCGCTTCAGACGACGAAGCTACTGAAAGCGACGAGGAAACGAAACGCAATCCAGTAGTAACCTACAACCGTGTAATGTCGAATCATCGGAACGTGACGAAACCAAAAGACGTGAAATACAAGAGGATAAACAAAGCAAAGTCGAAAAGCTTGGAGGAGTTGCGGGGCCGGCTCAAGAACTGGGTCGACAAAGGGAATAAGTTCGCAAACTTGACCTTGGAGCATGCGCAGAGCTACGCTTAAAGTTCCTTTGCGACTAGTCGCACgtttaagaggaaagtggacgtCGGTGTCCATACACTTCCCATTATCCTCTCTCTATATAATtatgttgtaatttaaatatgctactGGAGCTATGCCTCTTTAAATCATTTctcgattttaaattattttacgttTTCGGACATTTCAATaatgtttacaatttttttcgtttcaatctcttataataatttgaaattaaaaaaaagtctaaCGAAATAGCCATAGTATATACATCAATTGCGTAAAAAcgtcaatattcagagaggaaatgGGGCCTTCGTTTGCATAGCGAAGCGGTCGTCCATTTTCCTCTTAAACTAGTAGCATATTTCTAAATCTCTATACCTCTGAAACCTAGAGCTTATATTTCTCGATGtttctacttaaatatttagattgtatgccataaataaattttactgtCATATACATAAAACTTGGACATTTATAGTTAGGGAAGTGAGGTTTTGCGAGACGTTTAAATAAGTTGAATAGCTATTTCGAAATGTTCCATAACATAACTCATAATCATTCCAAAAATAACTTACGACTGCCCGTGGTAAAATGGTCTAACTTCCTTTGATGTTATTAAGAGCTACACGTACTTAGCCGggcatttttttccaaaataggtaaatttaatgtttttcctactcaaaatcacgagctccttcgtttctactaggaggaaaaaagcgtcccaagtttcattttttccattccgttaccatttttcaaacacATTGCACTACCGAGTACGGCGGTAACGAAACGGaaagtatgtaaaatgtatgaaaatatttgGGACATTGTTTATTTCCTAGGAGCATGGaatcagctcatgattctggacacaaataacattaaatttgcaTATCGTAAAAAGAGTCCAGTGCAtcaatacagaaaaaaatgcacaGCCGCCGCGATAcaagggtgttcatcctcacaccctagcacctaaatggtcgcgtactgtgcggtttaagaggaatttcctcccgcgtacgctgcggctgtggaatgagctccctgccgaggttttcctgaggggctacagtatggggttcttcaaaaaaggagtgtacaggtttttaaagggtcggcaacgcgcgtgtaatatctctggtgttgcaggcgttcataggctacggtaactgcttaccatcaggcgggccgtatgcttgattgccaccgacgtggtataaaaaaaaaaaaaaaaaaaaaatacaatctcccgctctcattttaaaacgacattctgtaataatatggaatttaacattaacattcAAATAACATATAAGTGTcgttccacgggtaaaggtatggcggttggcgcttacgtcgcgtaGCACCGCAATAATATTGGAACGTCATTATGTCATTAATAACAGCGTAAGTGctgaccgccataaggtacctttactcgTGGTACGTCACATATCTATGTctagtactagttttcgttactagaaattgtaatacaaagccATTAGGGAAGtagaaattttacatacaaaaattcTCGCTCTAATATTTTCTTTGAATAAAAATTTTTAACAGCGAAAACTAGTAAATTACATAGAAATACGAGTGTGTTACGTAAATGTTCAAtccaagtttcatgtaatttaaacatgttgttttaaaataagagctctattgtatgggagccgttTTTTATCAGCAGGTTCGTATGACTCTTAAAGGCTTTTAGGAAAATATGAGCGGTTGGCCGGCatgattgtttgttttaaaccAGTCATAAAATTAGACACGTGTGCAGTTTGACCTTTAGATTGCCAATTagcttacgctgcgtcttacgtaagcgaacaactcgcgaacgcgaagcgaagcggcgcggcgcgcccacggcgttcgcgttcacgagatcgcccacgtaggacacttctataggtatcaaaggattgattcaccccgcggcGAATcatttcgcttcgcgttcgcgtgttgttcgcctacgtagtacgctgcgaaAAGGTACCATTTCACGCTTGACGGAAACTCGCAACGGTAGGCTTTTAATGCTGGAGTGGCGTTCGGACTTCATAAATGTGTTCGTGATTTGATATCTAATTGAGATCGCAGGGAATCTTGCTCGTCTGCGATGAACAGGGAGCGAAACTTTAGTGCCGACGACAGACGGATGACGTCAAGCGAAATACATACCTTgggttaaaaatgaaataaatgtattgttcCTGTTGTCAGCTTTTAACAACAAAAGCAAGAAATAGGTATAGCAGTCGCCTTAACATATAACgcagcggccgaggcgctcaaaaACCTGCTGCCACCTAAACTAACAGCAAAACCAAGAAATAGTTATagaacttttttatatttttgttataattatattaccCAATTGTATTGCAATTGAAGTCATAAGAATATTTTATTCGTACCACCTGTCTTAGGAAAATTTTACTAttcacatttttttgtaaaaaaacaaacatttttattaataaacaataatattataattatcattaaaGCATTACGAATGACGTTGTCATTAGGGTATCgcaattttatacatatatatatataagagcATCCTGTGTGAATTTGCTTCATAATGACGTCGACGGCACAAAAGTTTCGCAGCAATATCAATaatatcatatcaatatcatatttttaaaattcgcaTGTCGCTCCTGATTGTGGTTTGCAGTGGATCGTGGACTCGTATCTTAAAGTAGTCACTATCTGGAGGTGCTTTGGGGAAATTATGAACGATGGTAACTTCCGTAATCTGCCTCGAAAGGAATTTGTTTCTTTCCTAGTAATATTTTCAGGTCCATCCCACACTAGCGTCGTTCGAGCGTTAGCGTCTAGtcagtcagcgctatggaaaatggcgtcgcgcGATGCAAAAGAGTTGACGCTCTCGAGACGccagtgtggggtggccctgaAAATATTACTAGGAAAGAAACAAATTCCTTTCGAGGCAGATTACGGCCATTGGAAAACGCTAGTGAAAATTATTGTAAGCAATCAGTATACATAAACATGATTAATTCCTCTTTGCCTACATTCAATTCGACGTGTGTATATTTTGACGAATGGTAATATATTTTTGTGAATATCTGTTACTTACaaccattaaataaatatgatactCAGTAGCCACATTATTAATGTAAAAGACGTTTGATGCCTGACAGTATGCCTGGCATatttaaactaataaatatttaggctAAAAGTACTAAACTCTATTGCAATTCAATAATGTCTTATAATGTTTTTAAGATCTTTGTATTATACACAAATCACAAGAaagaaaatatacctacatcacTACAATATTGTATTTACATCTCAAGTCATTCAAAGAtaacacttaattttttttatccatttacttataactaattattttgctacatacatatataggtacagtcaaggataTCAGcctttctaaaaatattttcgaaaattGCTATTGCGATCTatatacgtaaataaaaaatatagtttcatctttgattattgtaaataaaattactgtTTTACTGGGATATTTAACTACCTATATGACATTTAAAAATTCGTTTTGAATGAAGGTATGTTAAGTACAAATGTTAAGATATGTGGGCAAATATTTTAGGCCCACAGTCCCTAAAATATCTGGTGAGTCTGTTAGCCAAGTAATTCAACGTTTATCTCTATTTCAAATAACACAGCGTGCATGACACATGCCTCGCGAGTTCACGGCGATAAAATGTAATGCGTCGCGTGGTGGAATGCCTCGATTAAAATGCCTCGCTCAAGCCCATGACATTTGTGCAATAGTCAAATccatgtatacatttttgacTTTATTTGGAATAAAGGTAAagaaatttgtaaatatttatgataactGCACATATATCAAACAGTTTGTGACGTCCGAAGTGGCTAAATATATCAGGACACATCCTCATTTCTAtatggtaacaaaggtgtgttGCGATATATTTGACTGTCCTTGTCTATTTGATGCTGCTTGTGTCTACCTATCAGTTTAAGGCCATAAACCGTATTGCATTGATACGGGAAAAAAGGAGGTAAAATTATCCCCAATAAATATCAGGATCCTTATCTAACATAGACAAAACGTTCAGCATAATAAGACGCCATACAGAAAAACCAGAAAAATAACAGTACTCGGAAATCTTCGTGTTTCTATGAAATACGAGTGACAGATGTATTATCAGGTGCGGGTGGAAGTGGGACAGCAATAAACAGCCGATGAGTCCCGAGCA
The Cydia strobilella chromosome Z, ilCydStro3.1, whole genome shotgun sequence genome window above contains:
- the LOC134755179 gene encoding uncharacterized protein LOC134755179 — translated: MDSESRSESALNSPTEPDVSLAASLTDPIEATTLEEARRTIRDLRMKYRAQAHQLLTWRRAHRIQEDLVSRLQIEKANQLKSLSSQLLLFESRLVRKQKEICNIIAVRESIIAKQQKAIEALQAKLLENGIEPTQAIPDFREMLQDTQIADFDSLNDSDSAVIMEDVDSDCSNLTHVPRFRNADSVTIVRSISDAIDPNLKYSIIRRSNGFLRRPEILETVYSVEEEADADSMKGLSAQNSTEKEIKDNKTDEEKQNDSTSLLTQRRDNFRMRSVMLTEALKSIDDEKKNEAWAYSYVPKKTASDDEATESDEETKRNPVVTYNRVMSNHRNVTKPKDVKYKRINKAKSKSLEELRGRLKNWVDKGNKFANLTLEHAQSYA